A genome region from Polyodon spathula isolate WHYD16114869_AA chromosome 19, ASM1765450v1, whole genome shotgun sequence includes the following:
- the LOC121295080 gene encoding four-jointed box protein 1-like, which produces MKIALARSLAGFCLCACASLLYVSTGLVEIGHGRSKRSLGAPGAAFLTRQPDKQSPKTFRALLEGHVVHKPRFSAHKNMNNHTGYRSFTGNLKVEQTNLNTHNSNHQQVHTGLHGLVEDGVFWSDRLESLLPSGFSNAHAQSWKSETRGSQIVSLEKGCGRTSNRLARFSNGTKACVRYGINPDQVQGETLSYYLASLLGIPNLPPLVLSQVNPNSEQWARVRGEVMDSQWSEKAVVSLTEWVANLTGVVTPAPLRQEGRRLHPLREDLDNRTTGEVLELVQWTDLILFDYLTANFDRLVSNVFSLQWDSRVMERDTSNLHKIPSGGLVFIDNEAGLVHGYRVLEMWQKYHDTLLSSVCLFRKITASRIFDMHRRQDVAARLLILYRDSEPLAPELGFLSEDQARILQNRVDQLYKHILNCKEKYSQS; this is translated from the coding sequence ATGAAGATTGCCTTGGCCAGATCACTTGCCGGGTTTTGCCTCTGCGCCTGTGCATCTCTTCTGTATGTTTCGACAGGACTCGTAGAAATCGGGCACGGCAGGTCCAAGCGGTCTTTGGGCGCGCCGGGGGCGGCATTTCTAACTCGCCAGCCAGACAAACAATCTCCAAAAACTTTCCGAGCTCTCCTGGAGGGGCATGTGGTGCACAAGCCACGCTTCAGTGCGCATAAGAATATGAATAACCACACAGGCTATAGGTCCTTTACCGGTAATCTCAAAGTCGAGCAGACGAATTTAAACACCCACAACAGCAACCACCAACAGGTGCACACGGGACTGCATGGGCTGGTAGAAGACGGGGTGTTCTGGAGCGATCGACTGGAGTCCCTGTTGCCAAGCGGGTTTAGTAATGCCCACGCTCAGAGCTGGAAAAGCGAAACGAGGGGATCCCAGATTGTCTCCCTAGAGAAGGGCTGCGGTCGGACTTCGAACCGACTGGCTCGTTTCTCAAATGGCACCAAAGCTTGTGTCCGATACGGAATCAACCCCGACCAGGTGCAGGGGGAGACCCTCTCCTACTACCTAGCCAGCCTCTTGGGCATCCCAAACCTGCCGCCGCTTGTCCTGTCCCAAGTAAACCCCAACAGCGAACAATGGGCAAGAGTGCGGGGGGAAGTAATGGACTCGCAGTGGTCTGAGAAGGCTGTTGTGTCGCTTACGGAATGGGTGGCAAATTTAACCGGCGTAGTCACCCCAGCGCCTCTTAGACAGGAGGGCAGGAGGCTTCACCCACTTCGGGAGGACTTGGATAACAGGACTACAGGAGAAGTACTGGAGCTCGTTCAATGGACCGACCTTATCTTGTTTGACTATCTGACGGCCAACTTTGACAGGCTGGTCAGCAATGTGTTTAGTCTGCAGTGGGACTCCAGAGTGATGGAGAGAGACACCAGCAATCTCCACAAGATTCCCAGCGGCGGGCTGGTGTTTATAGACAACGAGGCCGGGCTGGTCCACGGCTACCGGGTGCTCGAAATGTGGCAGAAGTACCACGATACGCTTCTAAGCTCGGTGTGCCTCTTTAGGAAAATAACTGCCAGCCGGATCTTTGATATGCACCGACGCCAAGATGTAGCAGCCAGACTACTGATTCTATACCGGGACAGCGAACCGCTAGCGCCAGAACTAGGATTCTTGTCTGAGGACCAGGCTAGGATTTTACAGAACCGTGTAGATCAATTGTACAAACATATATTGAACTGCAAGGAAAAGTATAGCCAGAGTTAA